A portion of the Lampris incognitus isolate fLamInc1 chromosome 9, fLamInc1.hap2, whole genome shotgun sequence genome contains these proteins:
- the vsig10l gene encoding V-set and immunoglobulin domain-containing protein 10-like: protein MWPSPSGQTLRTLLFCLVFSLQGGGVHCGLEISLPGPPVVNAKVGSNVTLAVALIGAPDPEVTWLMGTLPVVTWKIGSQSTPDIPDIHNEVLKVEPNGSLTFVNVQLSYSNNYTLEITKAGLGQAAAVFSLKVYDSIQNVTVSTEPDYATEGLEQFTLQYSTLAGVADRWMWSFNGVEIKTDSHYTVGQKKLVIIQPNRNDTGQYTLVLMNPYSHAVARKNITVLFGPDEPVVEASPAKPFYVSGDSLNLSCQAQGFPHPSTKWVFGGQTLSSSPKGVLNLTNVQISQGGVYTCMLLNEKTGAKRQKNVIVKVYEWPLGSPLCSVQSVNTSALQYHCRWAGGTPKAQLSFPALSNGSSEAEDLRLTVNASEELDGKTVFCLADHPLRRNTCNITTRSPARFLPRVRTTVDLDGKIMVAIRCVTEASPGLVVSWFRGGKALNNSTRYQISVDTTQLVLREFNISSSLLQNYTCICHNPLGRRRRDTRLQGPAISDSSLFPNQDGTVVTLTWEVPPTSVVTGFDIQMKGPDLLSHSQNQNQSKSRSKEYRSIQRKPGTARSTDILVLDPESTYRFRIIPSAGLTVGHASESHRIGPGLSGPAIAGIAAGIPCSLLLLLLLIGLIYLCIYRNRKRDRQTRYPVSRAVEKAVGTQPDRTPHSLLTGGLKPLPDYNRLRVDQTPSERSVPLPTFVPPPPVRTATTV, encoded by the exons ATGTGGCCGAGTCCGTCGGGTCAGACACTGAGGACGCTTTTATTCTGTCTCGTCTTCTCTCTGCAAG GAGGAGGAGTACACTGTGGCCTAGAGATCTCACTCCCGGGCCCCCCAGTGGTCAATGCCAAAGTGGGCAGTAATGTAACACTGGCCGTTGCCCTCATCGGTGCCCCTGACCCGGAAGTGACATGGCTGATGGGCACTTTACCGGTGGTCACCTGGAAGATTGGTTCCCAAAGTACCCCAGATATACCCGACATCCACAACGAGGTCCTGAAGGTTGAGCCAAATGGATCTCTTACTTTTGTTAATGTGCAACTTTCTTACAGCAACAACTACACCCTGGAAATAACGAAAGCAGGACTGGGTCAAGCAGCCGCAGTTTTCAGTTTAAAAGTTTATG ACTCCATCCAAAATGTGACTGTGAGCACAGAGCCTGACTACGccacagaggggttggagcagttcACACTGCAGTACAGCACACTTGCAGGTGTGGCTGACAGGTGGATGTGGTCCTTCAACGGTGTGGAGATAAAGACTGACTCGCATTACACGGTGGGGCAGAAGAAActtgtgatcattcagccaaatAGAAACGACACGGGACAGTACACCTTGGTCCTGATGAACCCTTACAGCCACGCCGTGGCACGCAAGAACATCACTGTGCTCT TTGGACCAGATGAACCGGTGGTTGAAGCCAGTCCGGCGAAGCCATTTTACGTGTCTGGGGATTCACTCAACCTCTCCTGTCAGGCTCAGGGGTTCCCACACCCTTCTACCAAATGGGTCTTTGGTGGTCAGACCCTCTCCAGTTCCCCCAAAGGAGTTCTGAATCTGACCAATGTGCAGATTAGTCAAGGAGGCGTATACACTTGCATGTTGCTAAACGAAAAGACTGGAGCGAAGCGTCAGAAGAATGTCATTGTCAAGGTTTACG AGTGGCCCTTGGGGAGCCCGTTGTGCTCTGTCCAGTCAGTTAATACCAGTGCCCTACAGTACCACTGTCGCTGGGCAGGGGGTACCCCAAAAGCCCAACTCTCCTTCCCAGCCCTGAGTAACGGCAGCAGTGAGGCCGAGGACCTCCGGCTGACTGTGAACGCCTCAGAGGAGCTGGATGGAAAAACTGTGTTTTGCTTGGCAGACCACCCGCTCCGACGAAATACCTGCAACATCACAACAC GAAGTCCAGCCAGGTTCTTGCCACGAGTCAGAACCACGGTTGACTTGGATGGGAAAATCATGGTCGCTATCCGCTGCGTGACCGAGGCTTCACCCGGGCTCGTGGTGTCGTGGTTCAGAGGGGGCAAGGCTTTAAACAACAGCACCAGATACCAGATCAGCGTGGACACCACGCAACTCGTTCTTCGAGAGTTCAACATCAGCAGCTCTCTCCTCCAAAACTACACCTGCATCTGCCACAACCCGCTGGGTCGCCGGAGACGGGACACCAGGCTGCAGG GCCCTGCCATCTCAGATTCCAGTCTGTTCCCTAATCAAGATGGAACGGTGGTCACGCTGACCTGGGAGGTCCCGCCCACCTCTGTTGTTACCG GTTTTGACATTCAGATGAAGGGCCCAGATCTCCTCAGCCACAGtcagaaccagaaccaaagtAAAAGCCGTTCAAAGGAATATCGCTCCATCCAGCGGAAACCAGGCACCGCCCGCAGTACCGACATCTTGGTTCTCGACCCAGAATCAACATATCGGTTCCGGATCATCCCCAGTGCCGGTTTGACTGTAGGACATGCATCTGAGAGCCACAGAATCGGACCGG GGCTGAGTGGTCCTGCCATTGCTGGCATTGCAGCTGGAATTCCCTGTAGCCTCCTCTTGCTCCTCCTCCTCATTGGCCTCATTTACCTCTGTATTTATCGCAATAGGAAGAGAG ATCGACAGACAAGATATCCAGTATCCAGAGCTGTGGAGAAG GCGGTGGGGACCCAACCAGACAGAACGCCTCACAGCTTGCTGACGGGGGGGCTGAAGCCTCTGCCTGACTACAACAGACTCCGGGTAGACCAG ACTCCGTCCGAGAGGTCTGTGCCGCTCCCTACCTTTGTCCCTCCTCCACCTGTAAGAACTGCGACGACTGTCTGA